The following proteins come from a genomic window of Malus domestica chromosome 02, GDT2T_hap1:
- the LOC103452577 gene encoding G-type lectin S-receptor-like serine/threonine-protein kinase At1g67520 produces the protein MRLNVVLILKIFSCFCMQSFLSSSHAQALDFPVMLQQGQLLPDQDKNFLVSENGGFFKLGFLSPGTSSASGATSDRYLGIFYTRLPSHPDAVWLANPKTPISDSSGVFTLDSDGKLKIMYSGGEISVSDSNQTVSGNVTASLLDTGNLVLQEFASNGAFGSVLWQSFDHPTNTLLPGMKLGMNFKTGQNWTLFSWLSDQVPEPGAFKLGMDPGAADQLVIWRRGDVYWTSGVWKNGSFRGSPELTRRVDLFEFTFVSSKEEKYFSYSVKNTSTYSRWELSLQGQISQSILAPNKTTWESTVTGPCKLNMNYPDAMCIEEKITECRNGSELFVPIRGYFAAVKFLYDDDDTSLAISDCHAACWRNCTCIGYESLYTDNGTGCVYMMEGAKFEENDYYGFTYILTIGRNSSKDGTPTEEGKKIGSAGSVAKKWWIWFIISITLSVTVLLLGYLCYIRKIKRRFMQHTGQEQGLSELRCQITRIGNVHRLKLGKSIGQEFQMFSFSGIVAATNNFSSGSKLGEGGFGPVYKGVLPDGQQVAVKRLARNSGQGLEELRNEITLIAELQHRNLVRILGCCIQGEEKILIYEYLTNASLDAFLFDSTKGKHLDWQQRVNIIEGIAQGLLYLHKYSRVRIIHRDLKASNILLDGNMNPKISDFGMARIFEHNESTSKTKRIVGTYGYMPPEYVMKGIFSDKSDVYSFGVLLLEIVSGKKNTVFVSSTAGSLVVLAWDSWKQGDTQELKDTSLDSCPEDEVLKFIHLSLLCVQEYATDRPTMAEVISMLTSDSTFFPDPKQPAYYISRSEVGPSRPDGRRPDMGSADYVPITVMEAR, from the exons ATGAGACTCAATGTTGTGCTAATTCTGAAAATTTTCTCATGTTTCTGTATGCAGTCATTTTTATCTTCCTCTCATGCACAAGCCCTAGATTTTCCTGTAATGCTCCAGCAAGGGCAACTGCTACCCGATCAAGATAAGAATTTTCTTGTTTCGGAAAATGGCGGTTTCTTCAAGCTAGGGTTCTTGAGTCCTGGAACTTCAAGTGCTTCCGGTGCCACCAGCGATCGTTACTTGGGTATATTTTACACAAGGCTTCCAAGTCATCCAGATGCAGTGTGGTTGGCTAACCCTAAAACTCCGATCAGCGATTCATCGGGTGTTTTCACATTGGATAGTGATGGAAAGTTGAAGATTATGTACAGTGGGGGGGAAATATCTGTGTCAGATTCCAATCAAACAGTTTCAGGTAATGTGACTGCCTCTTTACTAGACACAGGAAATCTTGTGTTACAAGAATTTGCTTCCAATGGAGCATTCGGAAGCGTTTTATGGCAAAGTTTTGATCATCCGACCAACACATTGTTGCCCGGAATGAAATTAGGCATGAACTTCAAGACAGGACAGAATTGGACACTTTTTTCATGGTTGAGTGATCAAGTCCCTGAGCCAGGCGCTTTCAAGCTAGGCATGGATCCTGGTGCCGCCGACCAACTGGTCATCTGGCGGCGAGGGGATGTGTACTGGACTAGTGGTGTATGGAAAAATGGTAGTTTTCGAGGATCCCCTGAATTGACAAGAAGGGTTGATTTGTTTGAGTTTACTTTTGTTTCAAGCAAAGAGGAGAAGTACTTTTCTTATTCCGTGAAAAATACTTCAACATATTCAAGGTGGGAACTGAGTTTACAGGGGCAAATTTCGCAGTCCATTTTAGCCCCAAACAAGACTACTTGGGAGAGCACAGTTACCGGTCCATGCAAATTGAACATGAATTATCCGGATGCAATGTGCATAGAGGAGAAGATTACAGAATGCAGGAACGGTTCTGAGCTGTTTGTGCCGATAAGAGGTTATTTTGCTGCGGTCAAATTCCTATACGATGATGACGATACTAGCTTGGCTATTAGCGATTGTCATGCTGCCTGCTGGAGAAACTGCACCTGTATCGGATATGAAAGTTTGTATACCGACAATGGGACTGGATGTGTGTATATGATGGAAGGAGCAAAATTTGAAGAGAATGATTACTATGGCTTTACTTATATCCTTACTATAGGGAGGAATAGTAGCAAAG ATGGAACTCCTactgaagaaggaaaaaaaatcggATCAGCAGGAAGTGTAGCGAAAAAATGGTGGATATGGTTTATCATAAGCATTACACTTTCTGTGACAGTGCTACTTTTAGGTTACTTGTGCtacataaggaaaatcaaacgTAGATTCATGCAACACACCG GCCAAGAGCAAGGATTAAGTGAGTTGAGATGTCAAATTACCAGAATCGGCAATGTACACAGGCTCAAACTAGGCAAAAGTATAGGCCAGGAGTTTCAGATGTTCAGTTTCTCTGGAATAGTAGCTGCAACGAATAATTTCTCATCTGGCAGCAAGCTCGGAGAGGGTGGTTTTGGACCAGTTTACAAG GGTGTGTTACCAGATGGCCAACAGGTAGCAGTAAAGAGACTAGCAAGAAATTCGGGACAGGGACTAGAAGAATTAAGGAACGAGATTACACTTATAGCTGAACTTCAACACAGAAATCTTGTTCGGATTCTTGGTTGTTGCATTCAAGGAGAAGAGAAGATTTTGATCTATGAGTACCTGACGAATGCAAGCTTGGATGCCTTCCTTTTCG ATTCAACTAAAGGGAAGCATTTAGATTGGCAACAACGTGTGAACATAATCGAAGGGATTGCGCAAGGACTTCTCTATCTTCACAAGTATTCTAGAGTTAGAATCATACACAGAGATTTGAAAGCTAGCAACATATTACTTGACGGAAACATGAATCCTAAGATATCAGATTTTGGAATGGCCAGAATTTTCGAACATAATGAATCCACATCAAAGACGAAGAGAATTGTAGGAACATA CGGTTATATGCCTCCGGAGTATGTCATGAAAGGCATTTTCTCTGACAAGTCCGACGTTTACAGCTTCGGAGTTCTATTGCTGGAGATTGTGAGTGGCAAAAAGAACACTGTTTTCGTTTCATCTACTGCTGGTAGCCTTGTTGTACTG GCTTGGGATTCGTGGAAACAAGGTGACACTCAAGAGCTAAAGGACACGTCGTTAGACTCGTGCCCTGAAGACgaagttttgaagtttattcatttgagtcTGCTATGTGTGCAAGAGTATGCAACAGATAGACCTACCATGGCAGAAGTCATATCCATGCTCACAAGCGATTCCACGTTTTTCCCTGATCCGAAACAACCTGCATACTACATTTCGAGAAGTGAAGTTGGGCCATCGAGGCCTGATGGGAGGCGGCCGGACATGGGTTCAGCAGATTATGTGCCTATAACTGTGATGGAAGCCAGGTAA
- the LOC139188476 gene encoding G-type lectin S-receptor-like serine/threonine-protein kinase At1g11330: protein MAARRSFLLLFFSCFFMQYLPPCYAEIVLYTLKQGEQLRDQESDHLVSQRGDFKLGFFSPGASSNLGATSNRFLGIWYSKLPNHPDAVWVGNPETPVVDSSGVFVLDSDGKMKIKHGGGEIIVWDYNQTASGNVTGYMMDTGNFMLREVASDGTPGKILWESFDYPSNTLLPGMKLGLDLRTGRNRTISSWFSDQVPTPGAFRLSVDPSSTNRLIIWRRDVVYWTSGIWESGSFQRAPELTSRADLFEFNFVSNAEEKYFTYTVKNNSTLSRWELNTWGQLMQSILGSDGTTWETTATSPCTSNPNYLDAVCIKQTTSECRNGSELFLPMRGYSGDAKLTYNDSNTNLDLSDCHATCWSDCTCVGYGPLYHNGSGCLYMREGVHYVKSDYFGVNYFATIANNSRDGAPTEKGSTKREWWIWCIVGIVIAVALLLLGYFCYTRKRKLQQVQQTDKAETIQEQGLLDLGSQINGLGDIFKLKFGKSRGLEFKMFSFPELVTATDDFSFARRLGEGGFGPVYKGVLPDGQQVAVKRLARHSGQGLEEFMNEITLIAELQHSNLVRLLGCCIQGEEKILIYEYLTNTSLDAFLFDSTRVYLLDWQRRINIIEGIAQGLLYLHKHSRVRVIHRDLKASNILLDESMKPKISDFGMARIFGQNESRANTNRVVGTYGYMSPEYAMNGIFSEKSDVYSFGVLLLEIVSGRKNTVFVSSTNLSLIELAWGLWKQGDCLEIRDTSMDSCPNDEVSKYVHVGLLCAQEYVADRPTMSEVLSMLTSDIIFLPDPKQPAFCVSKSESGSSQAERSDMGSSNGLSITVMEPR from the exons ATGGCTGCACGGAGAAGCTTTCTGCTGCTGTTTTTCTCATGTTTCTTCATGCAGTATCTTCCCCCTTGTTATGCAGAAATAGTGCTGTACACGCTCAAGCAAGGGGAGCAGCTACGGGACCAGGAAAGCGATCACCTCGTTTCTCAGCGCGGTGACTTCAAGCTAGGGTTCTTCAGTCCCGGCGCTTCGAGTAACCTGGGTGCTACGAGCAATCGGTTCTTGGGAATATGGTATAGCAAACTACCAAATCATCCGGATGCGGTGTGGGTGGGAAACCCTGAAACTCCGGTCGTGGATTCATCTGGAGTGTTTGTGTTGGATAGTGATGGGAAAATGAAGATCAAACATGGTGGAGGGGAGATTATTGTATGGGATTACAATCAGACAGCTTCCGGTAATGTGACTGGTTATATGATGGATACCGGAAACTTTATGTTAAGAGAGGTAGCATCGGATGGAACACCTGGAAAGATTTTATGGGAAAGTTTTGATTATCCATCAAACACATTGTTACCTGGAATGAAGTTAGGGTTGGACCTTAGGACCGGGCGTAATCGAACAATTTCTTCATGGTTCAGCGATCAAGTGCCTACGCCAGGTGCTTTCAGGCTTAGTGTGGATCCCAGTAGCACCAACCGGTTAATCATCTGGCGGCGAGACGTTGTATACTGGACCAGTGGGATCTGGGAAAGTGGAAGTTTTCAGAGGGCCCCTGAACTCACAAGCAGGGCTGATTTGTTCGAGTTCAATTTTGTTTCAAATGCAGAGGAGAAGTACTTCACTTATACTGTTAAAAACAACTCAACTCTTTCGAGATGGGAACTCAATACTTGGGGCCAACTCATGCAGTCAATTTTAGGCTCAGACGGTACTACATGGGAAACCACAGCTACAAGTCCATGTACGTCCAACCCAAATTATCTGGATGCAGTGTGCATAAAGCAGACGACCTCTGAATGCAGGAATGGTTCTGAGCTATTTCTACCGATGAGAGGCTACTCAGGTGATGCTAAGTTGACGTATAATGATAGTAATACTAACTTGGATCTTAGCGATTGTCACGCAACTTGCTGGAGTGATTGCACCTGTGTCGGCTACGGACCTTTATATCACAATGGGTCTGGATGTCTGTATATGAGAGAAGGAGTACATTATGTCAAGAGCGATTACTTTGGAGTTAATTACTTCGCTACTATAGCAAATAATAGCAGAG ATGGAGCACCTACCGAAAAAGGAAGTACAAAGAGAGAATGGTGGATATGGTGTATCGTAGGCATTGTAATTGCAGTGGCACTGCTACTTTTGGGGTACTTCTGCTacacaaggaaaagaaaacttcAACAAGTGCAACAAACTG ACAAGGCAGAAACAATCCAAGAGCAAGGATTACTTGACTTGGGATCCCAAATCAACGGATTGGGTGACATTTTCAAACTCAAATTCGGCAAAAGCCGAGGGCTGGAGTTTAAGATGTTCAGTTTTCCTGAATTAGTGACTGCAACAGATGACTTCTCATTTGCCCGAAGACTAGGAGAGGGTGGTTTTGGACCGGTCTACAAG GGTGTATTACCAGACGGGCAACAGGTAGCAGTAAAGAGACTTGCAAGACATTCAGGACAAGGATTGGAAGAATTCATGAATGAGATAACACTTATAGCTGAACTTCAACATAGTAATCTTGTTCGGCTTTTGGGTTGTTGCATTCAAGGAGAAGAGAAAATTCTGATCTATGAATACCTGACAAATACAAGCTTGGATGCGTTCCTCTTTG ATTCCACTAGAGTGTATCTCTTAGATTGGCAGAGGCGCATCAACATCATTGAAGGGATTGCACAAGGACTTCTTTATCTTCATAAGCACTCTCGAGTAAGAGTCATACACAGAGATCTGAAAGCTAGCAACATTTTACTCGACGAAAGCATGAAACCTAAGATATCAGACTTTGGAATGGCCAGAATCTTTGGACAGAATGAGTCCAGAGCAAATACAAACAGAGTTGTAGGAACATA CGGCTATATGTCTCCAGAATATGCCATGAATGGCATTTTCTCCGAGAAGTCTGATGTATACAGCTTTGGAGTTTTACTGCTAGAGATCGTTAGTGGCAGAAAGAACACTGTTTTTGTTTCATCTACTAATCTCAGCCTTATTGAACTT GCTTGGGGCTTATGGAAACAAGGTGACTGTCTAGAGATAAGGGACACATCAATGGACTCGTGCCCAAATGACGAAGTTTCGAAATATGTTCATGTTGGTCTGCTATGTGCGCAAGAATACGTAGCAGATAGACCTACCATGTCAGAAGTCCTATCCATGCTCACAAGTGATATCATCTTTTTACCTGATCCAAAACAACCTGCATTCTGCGTCTCAAAAAGTGAATCCGGATCATCACAAGCTGAAAGGTCGGATATGGGTTCATCAAATGGTCTATCTATAACTGTCATGGAACCTAGATAA
- the LOC103449007 gene encoding uncharacterized protein: MAMASSCLSTLSCVSPSCSWSNWRRKQSSLSPARSSSPSSALWFDSRRRRRSQVVRMAPDEEKLTRRNPLDFPIEWERPKPGRRPDIFPQFSPMKTPLPPPMPYDPPEEDEDEEEKKEEEEEEQEQEEESPEKIDPDKNNI; this comes from the exons ATGGCTATGGCGTCGAGCTGCCTCTCAACGCTGAGCTGCGTGTCCCCTAGCTGCAGTTGGTCGAATTGGAGACGAAAGCAATCTTCTTTATCCCCAGCAAGGTCGTCGTCTCCTTCCTCCGCCCTGTGGTTCGATTCTCGCCGGCGTCGGAGGAGTCAGGTGGTGCGTATGGCACCGGATGAGGAGAAGCTCACCCGCCGCAACCCTCTCGATTTCCCGATT GAGTGGGAGAGGCCAAAGCCGGGGCGGAGGCCTGACATTTTCCCGCAGTTCAGTCCTATGAAGACGCCTCTGCCGCCTCCTATGCCGTATGACCCGCCggaagaagacgaagacgaggaggagaagaaggaggaggaggaagaggagcaAGAGCAGGAGGAGGAATCTCCGGAGAAGATTGACCCAGATAAGAACAATATTTAA